The nucleotide window TGCCATCATTATAGGGAGCCGCCTTGTCAGGCCCCAGGCATCTCATTCATACATCAACATAGTGCACCTTTCTTTTGGATTTCGGATGCTGGTCAAGCTGTCAGTCTTGTAGGAGAAGGCCCAGAACCACTGCCAAGAGTCGGAACGTGCTGTTGGTTCACTGAACCACCAACTGGCGTTGGTGGTTATAACCGAAATATTGGGGCAAGCCTTTTGTACATCATCGATAGAGGCCTAAACCACATTGTAGACATTTCTTGTCATGGGCAGATATGAGAGCCACGATCAGGCTTGTCTGGCATTTGATAGGCGATAGACCAACAGCCACGAGTGTGGTCTATAACGGTTTCTATTGTGAAGTATCAATACAGGAACCAAACCATATTCGTATGCTTGTAGATCGGGGTCCAAGCCTTGGGAACATATTATTCAATATGGACGAAACGCTCCGGTTCCGCAACTGGAATAAGAGTGGGAAAGCTCAGCTGGTTCTTGTAAGCCACAAGATGAAATTGACAGACTGATTCTTCTGTGCTTGGTAAGATTCCAGAAGCTCGGGTCATTGATATGTGGCTAATTTCAGATAGCAGGGCATATCGAACTTGAATTCTCATAAATGCTAGTGGTATGACCATGAACAGTGAAGAGCTTGTCCTTATCATCTTTGCTTTTCAACCTGCTTCTCTAAATACAACCCTGAGACAACCCTTGAACCTTTGGAGAGCATTGCTAGATAATCGATGGCCTCCGAAATTTGTTGTTCCGTGCTAGTGTCTCGTTGTTCCCGTTGTTGGTTTTACCAAACTCAGTCTAACTTCATATTATTCCCAACTTGGCTAATAGGTTCAGCCACCAACAAACAGTATAGGACAGAGAAGGAGTCGGAGAATGGTTGTCGGAATAGTCTAGCCTCCACTGTATGTAAACCGGATCATGAAAGAGATTTACAACCTTGGCTGATATATTCACCGTTGGTCGTGTGGTTCGGAATGCCCGACGCCTTTTTCCATGCAACTTCAATGGGCAAAGCATGGAGGAAATGCATATGAAAGAGACGATATGCCAATATCATTTGTTTAGAGGTAAGAATATGGCTTATTTCAAGACATAACCTCGTCTTGCATAAGTACTGTCAGAGGAGGAAAGGATTGTTTATGCATCATGTTGCCCTTCCGATATAGGGCAAGTTATCAGCCTTCAGACCAGATTCAGGCATCTCGGCACTTTAATGAAAAAGAGTTAGCATCGGAGGAAAGTAATTACTACGTAGTACATATCCATTCATCGGGATTGTTAGCCCTGAAAGCCACTGAACGTTGGTGGAATCAATATTTATCAAGCGAGGCATGCAAGGGTCTGAATCGAGTCCATTGTGGCGTCAGACAAGCTGTTGTTCCTGGCAGCTGGATCAAGACACCAAGCCTTGATGCTATAGTCGAGATGGCACTTCTGCAATCAACAAGATTAATATTATCTCGCTCGGCCTTGAATTCTAGGAGGCGAAGATTTAATCGTTCTCCTATCTGTGTTCCAATTATTCTAGTCGGCCAATTTCAAACTGTCATGAGCTTCTCTAGCTTCCAACTAATCGCAGCGGCACGAGAACGACCACGCTGAGGACGAGCTTCTCCAATCTTCCAGGGGTGACACTCAAACTATTGAAGTTCATGTACACACTTTTCTATGCAGAAGCCTAAAgttttcttcatcttcaatacAAGGGCCGACTTGAATGAAGTAGTTTCTAGTGCTCTCATCCAGCGTCAAGAAGCAACTTGGGAGTATTGAACAGTGATTCATCAATCACATATGAGTCTTTTATATAACGTCTAATATATCAGTATATACAGCCTAAGGCTAAGAAGGGCAGGATGATTATCATTATCATTAACATGAAGTCCAAGGTTGTTCTTGGTAAAGTCATAGAGTGAGTACCTACCCTGATGATCTCCACTTTTCCATCGTTGGCTCCACCTTTCCCCAGCCAGCTTAGCTTATTCTCCTTCTAGTCTTATCTTATCTGTcgcaaaaaaaaaaaaataatcGCTTTGGCTTCCCTACCATTCAACCCGCTAATCTTCTGCAAAATTCCTCTTGATCAACTGGATAGATCCAATGGCACCAACATTGGCATCACGCAAGCGAAAGGTTCTCGCGGAACCTGCTCCCGTTGATGACGAGCTCGCCGGCGTGGAATTGGACGGAGTTTTGTCACAGAGCGAAGATGGATCTGACTTTGAGGAAAGCGATCTTGAGGATGGACTCGACGGCCAGGACACGAATGAGcacgacgaagatgatgatgacgaggacgatgatgcgTACAGCGAAGACGCCTCCTCCGACGTAGACGACAGCTTCACGGCTCCTCCCCCACTCGACATTGATAATTCGGAACCAAACTATCGCGTCGTCAAGGATGCCAACGGCGGGGAGCGCTACGAGTACGCTGAGGTTGATCCTGTCTATGACAGCGACGATTCAGATGCCCAAGGCCCAACCAACACAATTGGCAACATTCCCCTCTCTTTCTACGACTCCTATCCTCACATCGGATACGATAtcaatggcaagaagattATGCGCCCAGCCACTGGGGAGGCTCTGGATGCTCTCCTCGACAGTATTGAGATTCCCAAGGGTTGGACTGGCTTGACAGATCCTGAAACTGGAAAACCTTTGGATTTGACTCAGGACCAGCTTGAACTTCTTAAACGACTACAAATGAACGAGGTTCCCAACGAGGATTACGATCCTTACCCTGTATGTCCTTCACTTCAATTCCATTGCTCGACACCGCTAACTATCGCAGGATATGGTACCATACTTCACAAGTATTGAGGAAAAGATGCCTCTGAGCGCTGCGCCAGAACCGAAGCGGCGATTTGTTCCCTCAAAGCATGAAGCCAAGCGTGTTGCCAAGCTTGTCCGAGCCATCAAGGAGGGACGCATCCTACCATACAAGCCTCCCGAGGAGCGACAacgagaagaggaagagaaggaagagtcTTACTACGATGTATGGGCAAATGAAGAGCCTCAAGACCCCCATGTTATGAACATCCCAGCTCCCAAGCTCGCTCCTCCTGGATACGACCTTAGCTACAACCCACCACCCGAGTACTTGCCgaccgaggaggaaaaggaaGCCTGGAAGAACCAAGATCCCGAggagagagaaaaggagTACTTGCCTGCCAAATTCGACTCGCTGCGCAAGGTTCCTGGTTATGGCGAGTTCGTCAAGGAACGCTTCGATCGCTGTCTGGATCTTTACCTCGCGCCACGAATCAGGAAGAACAGGCTCAACATCGACCCCAATTCTCTTCTGCCCAAGCTTCCTCGACCAGAAGACCTCAAGCCTTTCCCCACCCTCAACCAGACCATCTTCCGTGGCCACGATGGTCGAGTCCGTTCTGTATCGTTCAGTCCAGATGGTGAGTTCGTGGCTTCAGGTGGCGATGACGGCACAGTCCGTGTTTGGGCTCTCAACGGTCACCAAGAATGGATGGCAAAGCTTAGCAGCGAGGAGCCAGTCAACATTGTGCGATGGCGGCCCAATAAGGAGACCTTTATTCTGGCTGCTGCCGCTGGAGAGGATCTTTTTTTTATGATTCCCTCGGTAGCCAGTGACgctgttgagaaggccaGTCGCGATGTTCTCGACGCTGGCTTCGGCTACGCTACTAATGGCGCACAGCCCAGTGCAGTTAATGGTGTGAAGAAAGAACCTCCTGCCAAGTGGTCACGACCTGGAGGCAAGCTGGAAGCTGCTGGTGTACTCCTCATGGCTACTGTCAGGTCAACAATCAAGGTCATCAGCTGGCATAGGCGAGGTGAGTTCATCTCCACTGTCTCACCAACCGGACAAAGGAGCTCAGTTGCCATCCATACGCTCTCCAAGCATCTCAGTCAAATCCCTTTCCGAAAGCTGCCTGGTCTTGCCCAGACGGCTCAGTTCCATCCTTCAAGGCCACTGTTCTTTGTTGCTACTCAGCGCATGATCAGGTGCTACGATCTCCAGCGCCAGGAACTCGTCAAGGTTGTTCAACCTGGTGCCCGATGGATCTCTTCATTTGATATTCACCCTGGTGGAGATAACCTTATTGTTGGCTCATACGACAGGAGACTGCTGTGGCATGATCTTGATCTGTCGTCTCGCCCTTACAAGACGATGCGATTCCACCCCGAAGCAATCCGGGCTGTCAAATTCCACCGCAGCCTGCCTCTCTTCGCTGATGCCAGTGATGACGGAACATTACAGATCTTCCACGGCAAGGTTGTGAGCGATCTTATGGAGAACGCGACTATTGTACCTGTCAAGATGCTCAAGGGCCATAAAGTAATCAACAAGCTGGGTGTCCTTGACGTGGACTGGCACCCTAAGCACCCATGGTGTCTCAGTGCTGGTGCAGATGGAACCTGCAGGCTCtgggcatgatgatggtgtgGTGAATGGTTCTACCCGTACCATAAGGGGGGACGAGAACTTAATTTTGGTCGCCGTGGATTTTCTTCCAGCGATGGCGTTAGGAAACAGAAAACAGAATTACATCATATTTTTATTCATACTTTTGCGTCAATATATTCTGCTTTGTGATCTTGTTTCTAGATCCCGTCAAGGACTTAAAAAATATTCCAATCTACTTCACACTGCATATTTGACGTGCATTGTTGATAAGGGCAGCAAAGCGTCAGCTACAGGTGGCCACGCAATTTCGACGCACCCTCGTAGCCAGCATCATATATTTTACTGGACGCGTTGCATTCAAGACTCAATTATCGACATTCACACTAATTGACAATCATTCTCATGTGATTAACAAAATAGGATTCGTAAAACATAACTAGCTGCTAAAGCAAACGACCTAAAGTACCATAGTCTGCATCCTCGTTATGGCTAAAATATAGCCAGCTTTGACCTTGTCTTCTCGCCTTTTCATCAATGGCAACCTGCCGCACTGATATCGCATGTTCCAAGACCACAAGGATCTTCAACCATCTGAGCACTGAACTCAAATGTTTCGGGTGTCTTCAGCGCATTACAGCTCCTCACGGATCTTTGCCTTAGCATCAGCCTCGGCCTCCGCAGCCTTCTGCTTCGCAGCCTGGCCAccaagctgaagctggtTGGCAACCCAGTTGTAGGTATCGCGGGCAGTTTCTCCGAGCTTAGCGAAGAAAGTTCCAGTCGGGGAGCTGGTGCCGTACCTAAAGTACGTGGATTGCTTTCGTGCTTCAGCCTTCAGATCCTCGAGCTTAGATCCTTGTGGCACTGGCACACCATAGCTATCGAGGTAGGCCTTGAGATCAGTCTCGGTCCACTCATCGAAGGCAGACTGCTTGGCAGAGTTAGTGGCCGAAGTAAGGTAGCTAGTGGCTGAAGCCCAGGTAGATCCTCCGGCCGAAGAAGCGGAAGAGTAGGCGGACTGAGCAGCATCATAGAGCTCATCGCGAGtggcatccttcttctcggctaCCTGCTTGGCAGCAGCATCTCCGTTGCGCTGAAGGTACTTCTTCAAGTTGTCGTAGCTGAAGTCATCAAAGGTCCAGGCGTTTCCACCGTGGTAGGCAACGTGGGCGTTCTTGCGGACGAGAGCCTCGAGCTCATTCTTCTTGGAGCCCTGGGGAACAGGGACGCCACGAGCGTCGAGATAAGACTTGAGACGGCTATCGGACCAGGTTCCAACAGCCTGGTTGAAAGCATCCTGAGCAGCCAAAGAAGCGCTGTCGGTGGCTTTGGCGTACTGGTTCTGGGCATTAGAGGTGGCAGCACCGTAAGCGGATGCAGCGCTGGCAGAAATGTTATCACCGAGGATATCGGCTCGATGCTTGCGGACGAGGGCGCGGAGTTCGTTGGCCTTGGTGCCCTGAGGAACAGCAATACCGTTCTTGTCGCAGAACTCCTTGAGCTGGGACTCGCTCCAGGCATCAATGATCATGTCAGTGAGAGTGGCGTATGCGCCCTGAGCGCTGGCGGTGGCACTAGCGGCCTGATCCTGAGCCTTGAGGTAGGCAAGACGAGAGTTGCGTCGAACGGAGGCAATGAGCTTATCGCGTGTCATGGGCTGAGGGGCGGGGAATCCATGGGTGTCAAGCCATTCCTTGAGATCAGACTCGGACCATGTTTCGTAGAGCCAGTTACCGGGGTACGATGAAGCCTggttggccttcttggcaacGGTCTCGTAGCTAGAGCGAGCCTTCTGGAGAAGCGTATCACGGTGGCGGGGTTGGGGGACTGTGATGAGTAATTAGTTCTCTAGCAAATCAAAACCATCATGGCCAGAACAGCAAATGGACTTACCAGGAATTCCATGTTTGTCGGCAAATGCCTTCAACTGGCTCTCAGTCCAAGTGTCGAGAATCCAATCCTTGACGTTGAGCCAGGCAGATTGGGCGTTGCCCTCAGTCTCATACCAGTTGGCCTTTACCTGGGACAAAAGGCTATCCTTTGAGGCAGCGGCCTcgttcttggcctccttACCCTTTGATTGCAAGTAAGAACTGAGTTGGTTGGTGTCCCAGCTGTTGTAAGGAGTAACAACGTGATTCTCCCAGTTCTTCTCAATCAAGGACTCGAGATCCTTGCGGTCGGCAGGTGTTGGGTAGGGGACATCGTGATCTGAGAGCCAGCGCTCCAGCTCGGTCTCGTGCCACTTGTTGTAAACTGACTTTTGTTAGACCACGCGGCGGACCAGGAGGAAGGGCGGTGGTAAGCTTACCAGGCTTTGAGCCAGGGAACCATGTGCTGGCGGTGACACCGCTGATGGCTACCGTGGCCAAGACGGCGTTCAAAAATCTCATTTTggctgctgcttctgcttcagaGAGATGGAAATGTTGGTACGAATCTTGTTCCTTGTGTAGACAATGCCAAGTCGCGAAGAAATGACAGGAGTTAGGTCGCAGAAGAGTGTGATGATAGGAATCACCTCGGGGGAATTAGAAGGTAAAGAATTGGAAGAGGAATGAGAATGGAAGAGTTACGCAACTGAAGCGAGATGAGGGTGtgaaaagaaaagacacATTGCAGGTAGGAGAGCAAGCCACGGGAAGGGAAATCTATCACGTCACTGTGCCGTTGTCATGGGTGGCTGGAATTTGGCAGTTTACACTGAGTAACAGAGAGGTACAGAATACTTACGCAACAGCTAACCAAAGCCTGAATTGTGAGAGGCAGTTGCACCAAAACAGTTCCACAAGAGTCTGTATCACAATACTTCATCACTCGTCAACAAAGGGGCAGCAGCgtcaccatcagcatcatcattgcCTATCGTTCATCATCGCGATGTGATTTTGCACAAACAAGCCTTGGATGAGTGCCCTCCCCAGGCGCCACCATGACGTACTTTGCATGACCCGCCCCGCACAAGCTCCAGGCTCGAACAGGTAAGACGCCAGATGACTAAGTCCAGCCGGTGCATATCGGTACATTCCGCTGCCAGAAACTGCCCTAGCTGGGCTGAAAATGTCCTTTCTGTGAAGCACATGCTTGTTTCTCATCCATGTTTAATCGAACCGCACTCCTAGAGGTCGATCTCGATTCTCGAATGGAACAAATGCTCCGGTGGGGTTACCTTCCGGCCAGATCCATTCATATCAAATACTGCTAGTCTAGGTCACACAGATCAATAAATAGATGCCTGAGAAGGGCATATTTGTTTCCAGCTGCATCAGCAGGTCTTCAGGTAATTGTCAAATTGTTGCTGACATAATGATCTTTGCCTGGAGACTACGACTTGGCTGGGTGTTATAGAAATGACTACCTTGGAATCGTTGAATGACTGGGTCTGGAGTCTTGAAACCCTGTCCCTTACTGTTGATCTcatataattataattctaGGTATATCAACATAAAACAACCTGCTCAAATAGTACCTAAAACTCCATAGGTAGTAAAGGCATCTACATTAAAGACGTTGACATCTACGATTCCAAGGCGTCAATGCCGACTTTTAGACTCCCGAGTCGAGTCAATTCACCATTCAAAAGTCAAGGCCCCATGAGAGACGGCGGTATGTCGAGATAGTGTTACATTGATCTATGTTCGCCTTTGCCGCGTCTAATCCCCAATGCCCCGGCTCGTTTGACCAGTAACCCAGTCCGCAATATCTAACATCATCACAATTAAGCGTAGAAGTTGACAGTCTGTTCAGTTTAGTTAGCAAGCAAATTGCATGGCACGACTCCAAGTTTTCATCACTtacatccttcttcttggcctgcaCCTCAGCAATGGCATCAACATAATGCTCGTGGCcaatcttgttcttgccTGATCGCAAAGCAATCATACCAGCCTCCACACAAACAGCCTTCAACATAGCACCTCCAAACTCATCCGTGCTTCGGGCCAACTCACCCCAATTGACACCGGGGtcaaccttcatcttgcGGGAATGAATCTTCAAGATCTGAGCGCGGGCCTCCTCATTTGGCAGGGGGAATTCAATCTTGCGATCGAGTCGGCCAGATCGGAGAAGCGCaggatcaagaacatcgacTCGGTTTGTTGCAGCCAACACCTTGATTCGGTCATCAGAGGCGAAACCGTCAAGCTGGTTCAGTAGCTCCAACATGGTTCGCTGAACTTCACGGTCGCCACTCTTCTCGCTGTCGAAGCGCTTGGTACCAACCGCATCCAATTCGTCGATGAAAATAATCGCAGGAGCCTTTTCTTTAGCCAGCGCAAAGCAGTCCCGTACGAGCTTGGCGCCATCACCAATGAACATCTGAACCAGTTGAGGACCTGCCAGCTTCAAGAACGTAGCGTCCGTCTGTGCTGCGCAGGCTCGTGCTAGTAAAGTCTTGCCTGTACCTGGGGGGCCGTACATCAGTGCACCTAAGCAGAGTTAGTATATACGATTGGCTTTCACGACTTCTCCTCCAATGTTACCTTTTGGGGCCTTGATGCCAATCTTCTTGAAACGCTCAGCCTCCTTCATGGGCCATACGATTGCTTCCACCAACTCTTCAATCTGCTTATCCAGTCCACCAACATCAGTGTACTGTTCTGTGGGCttctcatccacctccatAGCCTTGACACGGCTGTCGTACTCGGCCGGGAGCGTATCGAGAATAAGATACGAATCCTTGTTGACACCAATAAGGTCGCCAGGCTTTAAGTTATCGGCGTCAACCAGGCCAATCAAAGGGAGGAAGATTGTTTGTCGCGTAGACGTCTTGATAACGGCTGATTTTCCAACTCGAGTGGCATCCAGGTCAATGTTGGCACCCTCTTCTGATGATTCGGCCGTAGGGTCCAGGTCAAGCAGCTCAACGACGTTGCCGACCAGGTAAGGGAGTTGTCTATAAACCAAGTTAGCGATGACATCCACATTTCCATGGCTCACCGGAAACAAACCTGTTGTTGGCAATCTTGTCCTggttctccttgatcttctcaccCATGGCAGCCTTCTCGTGTGATAACCGCGAGAACTCACTCTTCATGATGCGAGAATCATTCTCTAGCAATCGTTTGCGGGTTTGAATGTCTTGTGTGCTCAGCCCCAGGATCTCTTCGTCAAGGATGtcgtcctcctcttcctctgcaTCTTGCATGTCGGCGTCGCCATCAGtaggcttcttctctttcttgtcGTCAccatctctcttcttctcctccttgtCTCGGCGGTCGAGATCATCGAGCTCCTCGAGAGTCGACATGGTGGGAAATGACGTGGATTGAATCTGATCTGAATGCGTTGATATAGCTACAAGCTCGTATTAGGGGTGATGGAGGTAAACGCAAGGTCGTTGTGGGTGGCGGGCAGCTGTGAATTGAATGCAAAAGTCAAAAGCTATGGATGCTCCAACGACAGACACCAAAGATCAAGCTGTCAGGTAGGCAGTCAGGTCGCGCGTAATCAGCCTGGCCTGCCAGCAACAGCCCGGCATTGGCTCCAGTGGCCTTGCAGTGCCGGGGATCGGCGGTGGGTTGATCCGGTGCACGGGCCAAGCACGGATCGAAACTCTCTTGCAATTGGCATGTAGCGGCTGTGAGTGTTTGTGGAATTTTTGATCTGGCTACGGAGCCAGGAAGACAATTTCATGTATGTACAGCATTAACTCTTGAATGGTTGATACTCTGTTCTGACATGCCCCATAGCTAGAAAGTATGGCTTCACGAATATCACGGGCTGCGTCGCCCTGTCTGCGTCAATTGCGCAGAGAATCACACCTCTCACACGGGCCATGGACAACGACTCTTCGCAGTATTTCGACGTCGCCAAACTATTCGGCTGCGGTTACCGAGGTTCGAAAGCCAATCGACCACGCTCCCATTTCCAAACCTCCCAGCGCCCGACCTGTTGAGACGAGAAAGAGCCAGTTGATCCGGACCTACACATCACTCCTCCGAACGACTCCCTTGATCTTATTCTTTCAACATAGCAATTTGACGGCCGTAGAGTGGGCTGCAGTGCGGCgagagctgaagaaggctCTTTCCACAGTTCCCAAGCCCAATGCGATTCCTGGTGCTGAACCTGTCGATATCACCCCATTAGTCCAATTACAGGTGGTGCGAACCAACATGCTGCGCGTGGCACTCAAGCTTGTTGAGTTCTACGACcctgaagctgctgctgcgtcGGAGAAGACAACGAGGACGGTGCGGGGCCCTGTTGTGCATGATCTTTCCGAAGCTGCCTATGAAACCATCAGGAATGCCGAAGTACCCGAGGACTCCAGCTACGCCCAGATCGAGCCAGTAATGGTTGGCCCTTTGGCTGCATTGGTTCTCCCTGCCGTCTCTCCGGCCCATCTCGCTGCAGCATTGAGTGTTCTGGCACCTGTTCCGGGTAAATTCCCGGCTCcttcgaggaagaagaaccCTGGTTTTCACGATCCCATCTGCCAAAGTGGTCTTGCCAAGTTACTACTTGTCGGTGGCCGCGTTGAAGGCAAGATCTTTGATCAATCTGGTATCAACTGGGTTGGCGGTATTGAGGGCGGCCTGGAAGGCTTGAGAGGCCAGTTGGTGGCCATGCTCCAAGGCGTCGGATTGGGCATCACCAGTACCCTGGAGGGCGGAAGCCGAAGCTTGTGGTTGGCTCTGGAGGGCAGAAAGGGCCAGCTAGAAGACGAGACCAAGGGCGACAAAAAGGATAGCGAATGAACATAGAGCTCGGGAGGTTTTGAGATACGATGTACAAATGAGACGCCTTATAAAGGCCATGTATGTGTAGATGTACGAACAGCATATTGGATCGTTGCAATGTCAAAGCTGGCTAGATCGAGAGTTCTTCCGGCAAAACCATATTCTATGGCACGTTGTCCATTGGTTACAGAAGCAAACGTTGGTAAATACTCTGCTGCTTTGGACAAAAGGCAGAATCGTTCCAGCTGATACTCTACCCTTGTCGGGGCCTTGTTAACAATAACTGTGGCTTTATCCGTAATGTGTGGCTGAAAgctactattattatatgCAGGTACTCTAGGTATGCGAGAGCTAACTCCAACCTTACCAAGAACAACCTTGACCTACTATCACCGCCCCGCCTCTCGATCAACTCAAAAGTCGCAAACCACTTTACAACAACACGTCAAGATCACCACTTTCCTCTAAGGTATCATAAAGCTGTGAAATAAAGGGAAAACAAGGCGACGGGTAGTTACTGGAGCTCGATTGCGACCTGTTTACTGTTCTATCGTCATTCAATTCACCTACCGAACCGTCTACATCGAATCAGCAACATAATTCAACACACACAATATGGACTTCGCTCCTTATCAATCATCTCCCCCGGAGCACTCACGTGTGACCTCTCCCGACTATGCCTCGCCTCGACCATCATACGATGCCAGACGATCGTTTTCACCCGTCGCCTCTCCTCCACCGCTTCAGCACCCACAGCCACAAAGAGGATGGAGCGGTTTTGATGGCCAGTCAGCTGGCTGGGCGGCCATTAGTCCTGATAACCGCGCTTTCGGTGGACCAAGCACAATGCCTGGTACCTATCCTGCTGCCGAAGTCAGCGAGTTCGACACAAGCTTAGGAATGCGCCTGGATTACGAAGCCTGTCTAGCATATGTCGCATTTCCACCACTGGGTGCGATTATACTGCTGATCTTGGAGCGGAATAGTGACTATGTGAGGTACGATTGCATCTTTATGGCCGTTTTCGAAACTTTCACCAATGTATGTTCGTTTTCTGACACTCGTATTAGGTTTCATGCTTGGCAATCTGCATTGCTATTCACAGCCATTATGGTCTTCCATCTTATATTTTCATGGTCAACGTTCCTGAGCTGGCTTTTTTTCCTTTGTGATATTGCCTTAATCGCTGTTCTCACTCTACGAGCTTACAAAGATGCAGAGATACTCGACAGGTACGCGGAACCCCCCAGTCCATCCCGATCTCGTTATTAATAGACTTCTTAGATTCGAGGTGCCATTCTTCGGTGCCCTCGCTAGTCGATTCCTTGATGATGAGTAACGCATAATTGAGTTGCACGCGCTGCTTGTATTGTATTGTTTTTTTGAGTTTTGTCCATTTAGTCGTATTCACAATACCCCTTCGCAGCTCAGGACTGGCAATCGAATTACCTACCTCATGCTAGAAGCCAACCCTCTGTCGTATCACGTTAATAGATATGCTCACGCCCCTTCTGGCAGACTTGAATTGTTCTAGAAAACCAAGTGCCTTCAGCCTCGGCTCTTCCGTCTTGAAATTCAGCTGATTCATCCAGTTCTTGAAGACCGTCTTTCCAACACTTCAAAGTCGCTTAACGTATTTGAGCTTACTTTCAGTCATGGGGAGACAAAAATGAAGTATCTTATTTAGGTCTCTCAAAATATATTTTGAACCCGTGAGGATGGACTCCGTGGAGTCCATATTCTCAAATCATGCTAGTGCTCCTTGAAAATCTATCACTGCATACTCAACCCTTGCATCTCACTCCTCTAAAACTTGCTAAGTACAGGTGCCACCGTACCCTTGAGCGTAGGCCTCTCCTCGAATACAACCTCTCCAATCTTGGTTTCTAAGGAACTACCCACTTCCAGCCACCTTCCCAGTAGGTCATTGCTTTCTTTAGGCTTTACAGAATCATCTCGAGTTCCGACCGTTATGTGAGCAACGCGGTTTACACACTGCCATTGGTCATTTTGGTCTGCTAAGCGAACCACGATAGCCATGATCCTGTCATCAAACACAGCCTATTTACGGTCAGTTACTGTAGAGCTCATGGGTTTTGGGCCAGCTTACTCGTTCGAGCATGACATCGCATTCGCCAACTTTCCCTTCAGGGTCGCCA belongs to Fusarium oxysporum Fo47 chromosome V, complete sequence and includes:
- a CDS encoding NUC169 domain-containing protein, encoding MAPTLASRKRKVLAEPAPVDDELAGVELDGVLSQSEDGSDFEESDLEDGLDGQDTNEHDEDDDDEDDDAYSEDASSDVDDSFTAPPPLDIDNSEPNYRVVKDANGGERYEYAEVDPVYDSDDSDAQGPTNTIGNIPLSFYDSYPHIGYDINGKKIMRPATGEALDALLDSIEIPKGWTGLTDPETGKPLDLTQDQLELLKRLQMNEVPNEDYDPYPDMVPYFTSIEEKMPLSAAPEPKRRFVPSKHEAKRVAKLVRAIKEGRILPYKPPEERQREEEEKEESYYDVWANEEPQDPHVMNIPAPKLAPPGYDLSYNPPPEYLPTEEEKEAWKNQDPEEREKEYLPAKFDSLRKVPGYGEFVKERFDRCLDLYLAPRIRKNRLNIDPNSLLPKLPRPEDLKPFPTLNQTIFRGHDGRVRSVSFSPDGEFVASGGDDGTVRVWALNGHQEWMAKLSSEEPVNIVRWRPNKETFILAAAAGEDLFFMIPSVASDAVEKASRDVLDAGFGYATNGAQPSAVNGVKKEPPAKWSRPGGKLEAAGVLLMATVRSTIKVISWHRRGEFISTVSPTGQRSSVAIHTLSKHLSQIPFRKLPGLAQTAQFHPSRPLFFVATQRMIRCYDLQRQELVKVVQPGARWISSFDIHPGGDNLIVGSYDRRLLWHDLDLSSRPYKTMRFHPEAIRAVKFHRSLPLFADASDDGTLQIFHGKVVSDLMENATIVPVKMLKGHKVINKLGVLDVDWHPKHPWCLSAGADGTCRLWA